In the Deinococcus ficus genome, one interval contains:
- the tyrS gene encoding tyrosine--tRNA ligase, which yields MTNVETEIRRNVPVAEQLEVLKRGVVDLVSEADLRRKLEKGAPLRVKLGADPTRPDLHLGHAVILRKMRQFQDLGHKVIMLIGDFTATIGDPTGKSKTRPPLSLEEARANAQSYLEQCRLILRQEPEVLEIRYNSEWLEQMGYKDIIGLTAKYTVARILERDDFTKRLQAGTPVSMHELLYPLTQGYDSVALNADVELGGTDQLFNNLVGRALQKDYGQEPQVVLTLPLLVGLDGVEKMSKSLDNYIGLTDEPHVMFAKLMKVPDPLLENYFTLLTDLPGERMAELLAVHPVAAHRELAREVVAWFHPGADLDSAEARFRSVAKGGIPENLPTVSVAAAELDDSVDPGRISMAKLVVLAGLEPSNGAARKLIQNRGLKVHGEPYVDPQGQVQRTDLEKEGGLVLQKGKDKFARLVLSS from the coding sequence ATGACGAACGTGGAAACGGAAATTCGCCGGAACGTGCCGGTCGCCGAGCAGCTGGAGGTCCTGAAACGGGGCGTGGTGGACCTGGTGTCCGAGGCGGACCTGAGACGCAAGCTGGAGAAGGGCGCGCCCCTGCGCGTGAAGCTGGGCGCCGACCCGACGCGCCCGGACCTGCACCTGGGGCACGCGGTGATCCTGCGCAAGATGCGGCAGTTCCAGGACCTGGGGCACAAGGTGATCATGCTGATCGGGGATTTCACCGCCACGATCGGTGACCCGACCGGGAAGAGCAAGACCCGGCCGCCGCTGAGCCTGGAGGAGGCGCGGGCGAACGCGCAGAGTTACCTGGAGCAGTGCCGGCTGATCCTGCGGCAGGAGCCCGAGGTGCTGGAGATCCGGTACAACAGTGAGTGGCTGGAGCAGATGGGGTACAAGGACATCATCGGCCTGACCGCGAAGTACACGGTGGCGCGCATCCTGGAACGGGACGATTTCACCAAGCGGCTTCAGGCGGGCACGCCGGTCAGCATGCACGAGCTGCTGTACCCGCTCACGCAGGGGTACGACAGCGTGGCCCTGAATGCGGACGTGGAGCTGGGCGGCACGGACCAGCTGTTCAACAACCTGGTCGGGCGGGCCCTGCAGAAGGATTACGGGCAGGAGCCGCAGGTGGTGCTGACGCTGCCGCTGCTGGTGGGGCTGGACGGCGTGGAGAAGATGTCCAAGAGCCTGGACAACTACATCGGCCTGACGGACGAGCCGCACGTCATGTTCGCGAAGCTGATGAAGGTGCCTGACCCGCTGCTGGAGAACTACTTCACGCTGCTGACCGACCTGCCCGGCGAGCGTATGGCGGAGCTGCTGGCGGTGCATCCGGTCGCGGCGCACCGGGAACTGGCCCGCGAGGTGGTCGCATGGTTCCACCCGGGCGCGGACCTGGACAGCGCGGAGGCCCGCTTTCGGTCGGTGGCGAAGGGCGGCATTCCCGAGAACCTGCCCACTGTGAGCGTGGCCGCTGCCGAGCTGGACGACAGTGTGGACCCGGGGCGGATCAGCATGGCGAAGCTGGTGGTGCTGGCGGGCCTGGAGCCCAGCAACGGCGCGGCCCGGAAGCTGATTCAGAACCGGGGTCTGAAGGTGCACGGCGAGCCGTACGTGGACCCACAGGGGCAGGTGCAGCGCACGGACCTGGAGAAGGAGGGGGGTCTGGTCCTGCAGAAAGGCAAGGATAAGTTCGCCCGCCTTGTCCTGAGCAGCTGA